The following is a genomic window from Dehalogenimonas sp. 4OHTPN.
CTCGTTGGCTGCTGCGCCTGCCTTCGAATAATACGCAGGTCCCTTGTCTTTGGTAATAGCGGCGTTTCCGGGCACATCGCTGGCAAACCAGGCCTCCGGCCCGCCGTCCACCACCGCCGGGACCTCGCCACCGTGCAGATGGGGCACCGCCAGTACCGGCCCGTCGTAATGGGCTTGGGCGTCGGCGGGGATCGGCATCATCGCATCTTTAGCCTGATGGAAGGCGGAATGCAGCGTCTGATCCGTCCAGTCACGCCAATGAATAGTGTTCGCGCTGGCTTCGAGGTTGTTGACGTAGCGGATCTGCGTCGGCGTGCCGCGGCTGGCCACAATGACCGGCCCGACGTTCGTCTCGACTGTTCCAGGCGCTGTCGCCTCATTGACTCGGTAGCCGAAAGTCCACGTCCCGGTGTAGCCCGGGTTGGCCGCCGCCCAGGTGGAGGGCATGATGTTAGCTTTGAAGGTGTGCATGTTCAATACTAGCTCATTCGCGCCGGCGACCACGGTAGGGATGCCGGTGGTCGACTGGGGGTTCAAGTCCAGCACCGGCAGCGGGTCAATGAACTGCGGTATCTTGTTCCCCGGCAGCGGCACCTGGCCTGCCGGCGGCGGCTTGGGCGCCGCGAATAAAGTCATGCCTCGTATCAATGCGCTTTCCGCCAGCAGGACACCGCCAGCTCCCGCCGCGGTCAGCCCGGCCCGCCGCATAAATTCGCGCCGGCTGATGCCTGTTTTTTGGTTTTCCATAATTCTCCTCATCCCGGTTAAGGGAGTGTTTCCCTTTCCGATAAATTCTTTAATATTATTTTCACCCCCTCGACGGTAATTGTGCATTAGTACTATTACTTGGTATTTGATGATTGAGCCCCTAATTTTTACTTGCCTTTATACTTATCGATTACAAAAAAAAGCGCCCCCGACCAGGGGCGCTTCTTTAAGGGTTGCGAGTTTCGCGTTAGTACATTGACCTGCGGCGGGTGAAGTAGTACAGCAGGCCGCCGACGATCACCACGACAAAGAAGCCGCCGGTGATCCAGGCCCACATCGGGATGTCCTCAAGGGAGAAGCCGACGGTGAAGGTGAAGGCCGATCCCGCGGCGCCGACGTTGCCCGCGCCGTCCCTGGCGATGACCCGCCAGTAGTACGGGGCTTTCTTGGGCACCGTTTCCAGTTTTTCAGCCTCGGTCATTGTATATTTGGATGATGTCAGGCCGTCCTTTTTAAGCGCCAGTTTGGTGAAGCTGGAATCCAGCGCCACTTCCAGTGTGTAGGTAACGCCGGAGGGGTCGGAAACATCGTTCCAGTCAAAGACTACCGGCTGCTCCGCTTTGGCATCCCTGGCCGGAGTCACCAGCGTCGGCGCCGCCGGGGCGTTGCCTTCCATGATATAGTCAAATTGCTTGGTTGTGGTGCCGTCTGAGATAAAGATAACGTATGCTCCTGCTGGGATAGCGTCAATTTTGAACTTAATACTAAAAGTCCCGGTGGCGTTTGCTACGACTGAACCCATTGGGGTATTGCCCAATCGAATCGTAACAGTCGAATTTGGCATGAAACCAGTACCAGCCGCGGTGATTTCCTGACCGACAAAGCCTGGTTCTAAGGTATTTGTTAGGGGCGTGAGAGTTGCGGTGATGGTGGAGATGAAGCTGGCGGTAGCCACGTTGCCCATACCGTCTACGGCGTAAATGGTGTGCGTGGCGGCGGCGGCGCCGGGGATGACTACCTGGGCGGAGAAAGTGCCGTTAGCCTGGATGGTCGGTGTTGCCGGGGAACTGGCCAGCGGCGTGGCGTCGTAGGTGAAGCTCATGACCCCGGCTGGGGAGAAGCCGGAGCCGGTGATGGTTACCGTCGTCCCGGCGGTGCCGGTGGTCGGCGTGATGACAATCCTTGAATTCACCGTAAACGTGGCGTTGGCAAACACGGTGGGATCCGAAGTCACCCTGGCGGTGATGGTATGCGCCCCGGCCGAAGTTGTCGGGATGATCACCGCCGTCTTGGTAAAGGTGCCGTTGGCCGCCGCGGTGATCGAGGTGACGCCGGTGAAGGCCGCGCCGTCGAACTCGAAGTCAATCACCCCGCCGGAGTTGAAGCCGTTGCCTGAAATGGTCACCGATGTCCCCACCTGCCCTGAAGTGGGGCTGACGGTGATCTTGGACACATTGATGGTATACAGCCGGGTAACCGAAATGGCGGTGGCGGTGTTGTCCCTGACGATGATGGTATGAACACCCCTGGCCGCGGTGGGGATGGTAATAGTGGTTGCCGGGATGATACCGGAGGCGTTGGCCGTCACCGTGGTCAGGGCGGTGGTGGTGTCGCTGTCGAAGAAGAAGCTGACTGAACCCAGGGCGGTGAAGCCGTCGCCGTTGATGGTGACAGTGTCGCCAACACCGCCGGTCTCAGCAGAAATGGCAGTGATACGGGGGGTGACGGCAAACAAAATATTTGCCGATGCTGGAGTAGTGAAAGCGTCGGTGGCTGTGATGAAATAGTTGGCGCGTGGAGCCTGGGGCACCAGGAATTGTTTAGAGAAACTTCCGTTTGTATTTTCTAAAGAAGTTACCTGTGCAACAGGAGTTGTCAATGCGCCAAAATAGACGTTAACGGCAACATTTGGATTGAAGCCGTAACCGTTTACCGTTACAGTCGCACCGATAGGAGCGTTAGCAACTGAAGTTAATATAGTTTGATTTACGGTAAAAGTGCCTGCTGCGACAGCTGGATCAGCTGATGAATCATCTACAGTGACGGCATATGCCCCCTTTGGAAGGGCTGGCACTACGAATGTCACATTTAGCGCGCCGCCTGCTGGTATCGTGCCGCTATTAACTACCGTTGCGTTGAATAGTATTGTGTAGGCGCCAGGCGCAAAGCCGGTGCCGGCGATACTTACCTGTGTTATGGCGGGTGAACCTGAAGTCGGTGTGATAGTCTGGGTGATTGTTCCCGCCGCCCCCACCGGCGCCGCCAGCGCGCCGATGCCCAGCAGGGCGGTGATGAGCATGATGGGAAGAGTCCGCAGGAAAATTTTCAGTCTCATGGTCCGGCCTTCATTCCTCCTCATGGTTTATTAGGCTTGTTTAGCGTTCAGGCGCAATTATAGCACACGGATATGGCTCTGTATCCTGTTTTTTTGCTTTTATTACGATTGTACCGGCACTACCCCTCCGGGCTGACCCCGGCTATACCTGATACAACGATGCCAGCCGGCCGCGGATAGCGGCCCGCCGCCGGGCAGAAAATTATTTTTCGCCGGGCCGGCCAAAAACGATAAAAGTCGCTTGACAGAACGCAGAACGCGCGTGCTATCATGATTGGGCGACTGCAGGACAGGTCCCGCCTGAAAAATCCCCCGGATCCTTGACCTGCCGGCCTGTTGCCTGGTATTAGAACAAATGAGCGTTATACGGCGCCGCCGTGCGTTAAAGGTGCGTCTTGAAAGAAGGAACGAGCCATGACTGGATGGCAGACCCGCTGCCGGAATATGTCCGCTACCAGGACGAGGGCTGCGAGCTGTCCAATTCCTGTCTCAACTGCCCCTTCCCCCGCTGCATTTATGAAGTGCCGGGCGGCCTGCAGCGCTACCGGCAGGACAAGAAAGCGCGGGAGATCGTCTTCCAGCACGGCCGAGGGCTGTCCGCCAAGCAGATCGCCCGGCTGCTGGGTGAAAGCCTGCGTTCTGTCCAGCGGGTCATCCGGGAGTTCAAGCTCCGGACACAGCTTGAGTTAGATGAAAATCAAAGAGAGGTCTGGGATGAATAATTTGAGCCTGTCGGCGAATAATGAATTGGATGACCGCGGGCGGCGTTACCGCGGCCTGCTGGACTTCTACCGCGGCAAGCAGTGGCCCGCTGCCCGGCGGGAGGACAGGAGGCTGACTTTCAATTACGCCGCGGCGGTGGTGGACAAACTGACCGCCTACCTTTTAAGCGGCCTGTCTGTCCGGGCTGTTGCCCTCGACGAGTCGGCACAGTCTAAAAGCCGCGCCGGGCGGGCGCAGTGCCTCCTCGACAAGACCCGCAGTGGCAATTTTCTCGACCGCCTGGACTATGAGACAGAAATCGATGCCGCGGTTTTGGGCGACGGCTGCTACCGGCTGGGCTGGGACGCCGTCTCGGCGTCGGTGCGCGTCACCTCGCCGGATGTTGCCGCTATCGAGGTCGGCTATAGCTTTGACGGCGTGACCGCCGAGCGGGTGACCCATGCCTACGCCGTAGATAAAGAGACGGCGCGCCGTGCCTGGGATTTCGACTGCCTTAACCCGGTGGTTGATGTCCTTGAGACCTGGACCGCCGCCGAATATCAGGTCGCCTGTGGCGGCGAGGTTGTCGCCGGCGGCTTGAATCCCTACGGCTTTATTCCCTTCATCGTTTTCCCCAACCTGCCGCGGCCAAAGTCACCGTGGGGCGCCTCAGACCTGGAGAACCTTATCGAGGTGCAGCGGGAACTGAACCGATCGACCAGCCAATTGTCGCGTATCCTCGAACTGTCGGGTAACCCCATTGCCGTCCTGGAGAACGTCGAATCATCGCAGGACATCGCCGTATCGCCCGGCGCGGTGTGGCACGTTCCCGAGGAAGCTAAGGCTTACCTGCTGGATCTGTTACAGGGCGGCGGCGCCCAGCTTCATCTGGATTACATTGAACTGCTGTTCCGCGTCCTGCATGACCTCTCGGAGATGCCGCGGGCGGTCTTCGGCGGCCTGGGGCGGGACGTCTCCGGCGTAGCGCTGGAACTGGAGATGCAGCCTCTGCTGCACCGCGTCTGGCGCAAAAGGCTCATCCGTACCGGCGTTTACCGCAGGCGCGCCGAGCTGATGCTGGCCCTGTATTCGAAGTACCTCGGTGAGAGCTTCGGCGGCGTCGGCATCGAGGTGACCTGGGCGCCGGTGCTGCCGCGGGACACGGCCGCTGCCGTGGCCGCCGAACAGGCGCTGGTCCAGTCCGGCATCCACTCCCGCAAACGGGCGATGGTTGGATTGGGCGTCGACGACCCGGCAAAGGAGTTTTCGGACTGGCTGGCCGAGCGTGAATCTATTTTGAAGATGAACCGGAGCAATAACCTGAAGGCGGGAGAGAGCGCGGTGTAGGTGACGGCGCCGGTAATACTTAACCTCCTCGCCCGCGGCCTCGCGGGAGAGGATAAAAGGTGAGGGCAGCAACAATCAAGGAGAAACATGGAAACCGAATTGGAGACCACAATCAAAGAAGAAGCGGAACTTTCCGAAACAGAGGCGGCTGCGCCCGGATCCGCCGCCGAACTGACGGCAAGGCTCATCTCGCGGGAGGCCGAAGTCGCCCGCTTGAACCGGGAACTGGCGGATAAGGATGACCTCATCGTGAGGCTGAATAAGAGCCTCAACGCCGCTGTCGGCGCCTACCGCGGCTCGACCGCCGCGCTGCATCCCGGTCTGCCGGAGGAACTCATCGAGGGTGACAGTGTTTCCGCCGTA
Proteins encoded in this region:
- a CDS encoding IPT/TIG domain-containing protein; translated protein: MRLKIFLRTLPIMLITALLGIGALAAPVGAAGTITQTITPTSGSPAITQVSIAGTGFAPGAYTILFNATVVNSGTIPAGGALNVTFVVPALPKGAYAVTVDDSSADPAVAAGTFTVNQTILTSVANAPIGATVTVNGYGFNPNVAVNVYFGALTTPVAQVTSLENTNGSFSKQFLVPQAPRANYFITATDAFTTPASANILFAVTPRITAISAETGGVGDTVTINGDGFTALGSVSFFFDSDTTTALTTVTANASGIIPATTITIPTAARGVHTIIVRDNTATAISVTRLYTINVSKITVSPTSGQVGTSVTISGNGFNSGGVIDFEFDGAAFTGVTSITAAANGTFTKTAVIIPTTSAGAHTITARVTSDPTVFANATFTVNSRIVITPTTGTAGTTVTITGSGFSPAGVMSFTYDATPLASSPATPTIQANGTFSAQVVIPGAAAATHTIYAVDGMGNVATASFISTITATLTPLTNTLEPGFVGQEITAAGTGFMPNSTVTIRLGNTPMGSVVANATGTFSIKFKIDAIPAGAYVIFISDGTTTKQFDYIMEGNAPAAPTLVTPARDAKAEQPVVFDWNDVSDPSGVTYTLEVALDSSFTKLALKKDGLTSSKYTMTEAEKLETVPKKAPYYWRVIARDGAGNVGAAGSAFTFTVGFSLEDIPMWAWITGGFFVVVIVGGLLYYFTRRRSMY
- a CDS encoding phage portal protein, translating into MNNLSLSANNELDDRGRRYRGLLDFYRGKQWPAARREDRRLTFNYAAAVVDKLTAYLLSGLSVRAVALDESAQSKSRAGRAQCLLDKTRSGNFLDRLDYETEIDAAVLGDGCYRLGWDAVSASVRVTSPDVAAIEVGYSFDGVTAERVTHAYAVDKETARRAWDFDCLNPVVDVLETWTAAEYQVACGGEVVAGGLNPYGFIPFIVFPNLPRPKSPWGASDLENLIEVQRELNRSTSQLSRILELSGNPIAVLENVESSQDIAVSPGAVWHVPEEAKAYLLDLLQGGGAQLHLDYIELLFRVLHDLSEMPRAVFGGLGRDVSGVALELEMQPLLHRVWRKRLIRTGVYRRRAELMLALYSKYLGESFGGVGIEVTWAPVLPRDTAAAVAAEQALVQSGIHSRKRAMVGLGVDDPAKEFSDWLAERESILKMNRSNNLKAGESAV